A stretch of Chitinophagaceae bacterium DNA encodes these proteins:
- a CDS encoding IS3 family transposase encodes MKKAKPFASLQTICRLLGYSSQAYHKHQNKLLSKGLQEGVILQQIDAIRKLQPRCGGRKLFVELQSFLTQHKIIMGRDKFFELLKRNKLLVRKLKRNVYTTNSKHHFRRYPNLVRDFEPMKAHELWVADITYIPLKHRHAYLFLITDAYSRKIVGFNLSDDMKVSSGLLALKKAMAQKPADAIVIHHSDRGIQYCSTAYTDFLQKNNCMISMTENGDPYENAIAERVNGILKTELISSFYSDADTASRHIARCITIYNYRRRHASLNWQIPHEVHSQKGPQIKQWKNYYYKRKTKEEKLETL; translated from the coding sequence ATAAAAAAGGCAAAACCGTTTGCAAGCCTGCAAACCATTTGCCGGCTGCTTGGCTATTCCTCACAGGCTTATCATAAACATCAAAACAAATTGCTTTCAAAGGGATTGCAGGAAGGTGTGATACTGCAACAAATTGACGCAATAAGAAAGCTGCAACCACGATGTGGAGGGAGAAAACTTTTTGTTGAACTGCAATCGTTTTTGACCCAACATAAAATCATCATGGGAAGGGATAAATTCTTTGAATTGCTTAAAAGAAACAAACTGCTTGTGCGCAAGCTAAAACGCAATGTGTACACCACCAACAGTAAACACCATTTTCGCCGGTATCCCAACCTGGTAAGGGATTTTGAGCCCATGAAGGCCCACGAACTGTGGGTAGCAGATATTACCTATATACCCCTCAAACACAGGCATGCTTACCTGTTTTTAATTACCGATGCCTACAGCAGAAAGATTGTAGGTTTTAACCTCAGTGATGATATGAAGGTGAGCAGTGGATTACTGGCACTTAAAAAAGCAATGGCGCAAAAACCTGCTGATGCTATCGTTATTCACCATAGCGACAGGGGTATTCAATATTGCAGTACAGCATACACAGATTTTCTCCAAAAAAACAACTGCATGATATCTATGACAGAAAATGGAGATCCTTATGAAAATGCAATCGCTGAAAGAGTAAACGGCATACTTAAAACCGAACTTATCAGCAGTTTTTACAGCGATGCCGATACGGCTTCCAGGCATATTGCCCGCTGCATCACCATTTACAATTACAGGCGCAGGCACGCAAGCCTGAACTGGCAAATACCACACGAAGTACACAGCCAAAAAGGGCCACAAATAAAGCAATGGAAAAACTACTATTATAAACGTAAAACAAAGGAGGAAAAATTGGAAACATTATAA